The proteins below are encoded in one region of Candidatus Planktophila lacus:
- the mfd gene encoding transcription-repair coupling factor produces the protein MRALVQMLGADTAVASCIEGAQKIISPAPTYPFLLALRAQSKPLLVITSSSRGAEDLASELRELHQNVLEFPAWETLPHERLSPRSDTVARRLATLSTLARKDLESPIVVAPIRAVIHRFIANLATSPLQTLEIGGEVDLTSLVEHLTQLAYTRTDLVEKRGEFAVRGGIVDLFLPLSEHPIRIDFFGDEIEELSYFEVSSQRTTSPVVGKLSILPCRELLLTEEIRFRAEKAKDKYPAALEILDRMAQGIISEGMESLIPILINETETIFQRIPVGSEVVFIDDERIRMRTMDLLATNEEFFEAAWSHAALGAVAPLPVTDATYLSWDALNEEVVRCGLKQRALNPFGTDLDTEATFLDFSAIDPLRGDADRAVTAMQEAVSQGFSIIFSTAGQGMAERYAGIFRDADLPVFITPELKAIPTKATIHITQSSIAQGFSSLESRILFMTERDLTGSKASAKDGVRMPSKRKQAVDPLELRAGDFVVHEQHGIGRYVEMVQRTINGVTREYLVIEYAPAKRGQPGDRIFVPTDTLEQVSKYVGGEAPAVHRIGSGEWQKAKGRARKAVKQIAGELIRLYAARTSSPGYAFSADTPWQRELEDAFSYIETPDQLSTIEEVKRDMEKPYPMDRIICGDVGYGKTEIAIRAAFKAVQDGKQVAVLVPTTLLVQQHAKTFAERYSGFPIRVAGMSRFNTAKESKEILAELAAGSVDVVIGTHRLLSQDVIFKDLGLVIVDEEQRFGVEQKESLKKMRTTVDVLAMSATPIPRTLEMAVTGIREMSTITTPPEERHPILTYVGPSEDAQIRAAIHRELLRDGQIFYIHNRVESIDRAAAKIQELVPEARIRIAHGQMSEGALEDVILGFWNRDFDVLVCTTIVESGLDIANANTLIVERAENFGLSQLHQLRGRVGRGRDRAYAYFLYPQDQPLTEIALDRLKTIATNTDLGAGMRVALKDLEIRGAGNLLGGEQSGHIADVGFDLYMRMVGEAVNDYKTGIIDKEEESHECKVELPVNAHLAESYVPGERLRLDLYRRLADVAKPEDVQSIREELLDRFGELPEEAVALLAVAQLRALAKSQGIREVVATGKFLRLSPISLPESRQLRLARLYPGSIYKGPTNTALVTLPKNPAWNPSNPTAEIVDTSLLTWVTEVVNQLTKASTT, from the coding sequence ATGCGCGCATTAGTGCAGATGCTTGGGGCAGATACTGCCGTTGCATCCTGTATCGAAGGTGCGCAAAAGATAATTTCACCAGCTCCGACCTATCCATTTTTGCTTGCACTGCGCGCACAGAGTAAACCGCTACTTGTAATCACTAGCTCAAGTCGTGGCGCTGAGGATTTAGCGAGCGAACTCCGAGAGTTACATCAGAACGTTCTTGAATTTCCGGCCTGGGAAACTCTGCCTCACGAGCGCTTAAGCCCGCGCAGTGACACTGTTGCCAGAAGGCTAGCGACGCTATCAACGCTTGCGAGAAAAGATTTAGAGAGCCCAATTGTTGTTGCACCAATCCGCGCAGTAATACATAGATTCATCGCCAATTTAGCAACATCGCCTCTGCAAACTTTAGAAATAGGCGGCGAAGTAGATCTAACTTCGTTGGTGGAGCATTTAACACAGTTGGCATATACCCGCACCGACTTAGTTGAAAAGCGTGGTGAGTTTGCCGTGCGCGGTGGAATTGTTGATCTCTTCTTACCGCTATCGGAACATCCGATACGCATTGACTTCTTTGGCGATGAGATCGAAGAGTTAAGTTATTTCGAGGTTTCATCGCAGAGAACCACCAGCCCAGTTGTTGGGAAGCTTTCAATTCTGCCGTGCCGCGAACTTTTACTAACTGAAGAAATTCGTTTTCGCGCAGAGAAGGCGAAGGATAAGTACCCGGCAGCGCTAGAAATTCTCGATCGCATGGCGCAAGGCATCATTTCCGAAGGAATGGAATCGCTAATTCCCATTCTCATCAATGAAACGGAGACAATTTTTCAAAGAATTCCAGTAGGCAGTGAAGTTGTATTTATTGATGACGAGCGAATTCGTATGCGCACCATGGATTTACTTGCCACAAATGAAGAGTTCTTTGAGGCAGCCTGGTCCCACGCCGCACTCGGCGCTGTTGCACCCTTACCCGTTACTGATGCGACCTATCTTTCATGGGATGCGCTAAATGAAGAAGTAGTTCGTTGCGGTTTAAAGCAACGCGCCCTTAATCCATTTGGCACGGATTTAGATACCGAAGCCACCTTCTTAGATTTCAGCGCCATCGATCCGCTGCGAGGAGATGCCGATCGCGCAGTTACCGCAATGCAGGAAGCGGTAAGCCAAGGATTTTCAATTATCTTCTCAACTGCTGGCCAAGGAATGGCTGAACGTTATGCCGGCATCTTCCGCGATGCCGATCTGCCGGTCTTCATTACGCCAGAGCTAAAAGCAATCCCAACTAAGGCAACGATTCATATAACGCAATCATCTATTGCACAGGGATTCTCTTCTCTGGAATCGCGAATTCTATTTATGACCGAACGCGATTTAACTGGCAGCAAGGCTTCAGCAAAAGATGGCGTGCGCATGCCATCGAAACGTAAACAAGCTGTTGATCCGCTAGAACTACGCGCTGGAGATTTTGTGGTGCATGAGCAACACGGCATCGGTCGCTATGTAGAGATGGTGCAGCGCACCATCAATGGTGTCACTCGCGAGTACTTAGTTATTGAATACGCACCCGCTAAACGCGGCCAACCCGGAGATCGCATCTTTGTTCCAACGGATACTTTGGAACAAGTTTCCAAATACGTTGGCGGTGAAGCACCTGCAGTGCACCGCATCGGCAGCGGCGAATGGCAGAAAGCAAAGGGTCGCGCCCGCAAGGCGGTTAAACAGATCGCTGGCGAGTTAATTCGCTTATATGCCGCACGTACATCTTCACCTGGTTATGCATTCTCTGCGGATACGCCTTGGCAGCGCGAGTTAGAAGATGCCTTCTCTTACATCGAAACGCCAGATCAACTTTCGACTATTGAAGAAGTAAAGCGCGATATGGAGAAGCCTTATCCAATGGATCGCATCATTTGCGGCGATGTTGGTTATGGAAAGACCGAGATCGCAATCCGCGCAGCATTTAAAGCGGTGCAAGATGGCAAGCAAGTTGCAGTTCTAGTTCCAACAACACTTCTTGTGCAGCAGCATGCCAAGACTTTTGCAGAGCGATATTCAGGTTTCCCAATTCGCGTCGCCGGAATGTCACGCTTTAACACCGCTAAAGAATCGAAAGAGATCCTCGCCGAATTAGCGGCCGGTAGCGTCGATGTTGTAATCGGAACCCATCGCCTGCTTTCACAAGATGTGATCTTCAAAGATCTGGGGCTCGTCATTGTCGATGAAGAACAACGCTTTGGCGTTGAGCAGAAGGAATCTCTTAAGAAGATGCGCACAACGGTCGATGTTTTAGCGATGTCGGCAACACCTATTCCGCGCACCTTGGAAATGGCGGTTACTGGTATTCGTGAGATGTCGACGATTACAACGCCACCCGAAGAGCGCCATCCGATTCTTACCTACGTTGGACCAAGTGAAGATGCGCAGATTCGCGCAGCAATTCACCGCGAGCTATTGCGTGATGGGCAGATCTTCTACATCCATAACCGCGTTGAATCTATCGATCGCGCGGCGGCAAAGATCCAAGAGTTAGTTCCAGAAGCGCGTATTCGTATCGCACATGGACAGATGTCCGAAGGTGCACTCGAAGATGTAATCCTGGGATTCTGGAACCGCGACTTCGATGTTCTTGTCTGCACCACGATTGTCGAAAGCGGCCTAGATATTGCAAATGCCAATACTTTAATTGTGGAGCGCGCTGAAAACTTCGGGCTTTCACAACTGCACCAGTTGCGTGGACGCGTTGGTCGCGGCCGCGATCGTGCATATGCATATTTCCTTTATCCGCAAGATCAACCACTTACTGAAATTGCGCTAGATCGTTTGAAAACAATCGCTACTAACACTGACTTAGGTGCGGGTATGCGCGTTGCACTTAAAGATCTGGAAATTCGCGGCGCCGGTAACTTACTGGGCGGTGAACAATCAGGGCACATTGCCGATGTCGGATTTGATTTGTATATGCGCATGGTTGGTGAAGCGGTTAATGATTACAAGACAGGCATTATTGATAAGGAAGAAGAGAGCCACGAATGTAAAGTCGAGCTTCCAGTTAATGCGCATCTGGCCGAAAGTTATGTACCAGGAGAGCGTTTACGACTTGATCTCTATCGCCGATTAGCTGATGTTGCTAAACCTGAAGATGTGCAATCAATTCGTGAAGAGTTACTAGATAGATTCGGCGAACTTCCCGAAGAAGCGGTGGCTTTACTTGCAGTTGCACAATTACGCGCGCTAGCTAAATCGCAAGGAATCCGTGAAGTAGTCGCCACTGGAAAATTCTTACGCCTGTCACCTATTTCCCTGCCCGAATCACGTCAATTACGACTTGCACGGTTGTATCCAGGGTCTATCTATAAGGGCCCAACGAATACTGCGCTGGTCACATTGCCGAAAAACCCTGCATGGAACCCGTCTAATCCCACCGCTGAAATAGTGGATACTTCTCTCCTGACCTGGGTAACTGAGGTCGTCAACCAGCTAACGAAAGCGAGCACCACGTGA
- a CDS encoding MazG family protein has translation MAGSELQRLVEVMDRLRSPGGCPWDAEQTHESLVKYLLEESYEFIDSVDAKDREGMREELGDVLLQVYFHSRIAEDHPTDPFSIEDVARAIADKLIRRHPHVFEGLEVSGTDEIIDNWEEIKAKEKGRTSALDGVALAQPALPLVEKLLYRAEKYKVPVALKKYESDQPATNESVGEALASIIAWARDNEIDPENALRLYGRQIAEQIKATESR, from the coding sequence ATGGCTGGCTCAGAACTTCAACGCCTCGTTGAGGTAATGGATCGGTTGCGTTCTCCGGGCGGTTGTCCTTGGGATGCAGAACAAACTCACGAGTCGCTCGTTAAATACTTACTTGAAGAGTCATACGAATTTATCGATTCCGTTGATGCAAAAGACCGCGAAGGTATGCGTGAAGAACTCGGCGATGTTTTGCTGCAGGTCTATTTCCACTCACGCATCGCCGAAGATCATCCAACAGATCCATTTTCAATCGAAGATGTAGCGCGCGCAATCGCAGATAAGTTGATTCGCCGCCACCCTCATGTATTTGAAGGTTTAGAAGTATCTGGAACAGATGAAATCATCGATAACTGGGAAGAGATCAAGGCAAAAGAAAAGGGCCGCACATCAGCCCTTGATGGCGTCGCGCTTGCACAGCCTGCGCTGCCACTTGTTGAAAAACTTCTCTATCGCGCCGAAAAATATAAAGTTCCAGTTGCGCTAAAGAAATATGAAAGTGATCAGCCCGCGACAAATGAAAGCGTGGGCGAGGCGCTAGCTTCAATAATTGCGTGGGCGCGAGATAACGAAATTGACCCAGAAAACGCGCTGCGCCTATATGGGCGCCAAATTGCCGAGCAAATTAAGGCTACTGAGTCGCGGTAG
- the eno gene encoding phosphopyruvate hydratase has protein sequence MAIIEAIGAREILDSRGNPTVEVEIELEDGTQARAAVPSGASTGAFEASELRDGDKKRYLGKGVLKAIDFVNNEIAPAIEGFDAQDQRLIDNEMIKLDGTPNKSRLGANSILGVSLAVAKASAESADLSLFRYVGGPNAHVLPVPMMNILNGGAHADTNVDIQEFMIAPIGAETFRESLRWGAEIYHALKAVLKKRGLATSVGDEGGFAPNLESNRAALDLILEAIEAAGFKPGKEIALAMDVAATEFHDNGKYKFEGSLRSSDEMIAYYAELVAAYPIVSIEDPLNEEDWAGWKSMTSSLGSKIQIVGDDLFVTNPIRLAKGIETDTANALLVKVNQIGTLTETLDAVDLAHRANYRSMMSHRSGETEDVTIADLAVATNCGQIKTGAPSRTERVAKYNQLLRIEEELAHGAVYAGRAAFPRFKG, from the coding sequence ATGGCAATTATCGAAGCAATCGGCGCACGTGAAATTCTTGATTCGCGCGGAAACCCAACCGTTGAAGTAGAAATCGAACTCGAAGATGGCACACAGGCACGCGCTGCAGTTCCAAGCGGTGCATCAACTGGCGCATTCGAAGCATCAGAACTCCGCGATGGCGATAAGAAGCGTTACCTAGGTAAGGGCGTTCTTAAGGCAATTGACTTTGTAAATAACGAGATCGCACCTGCAATCGAAGGCTTTGATGCACAGGATCAGCGCCTCATCGATAACGAGATGATCAAGCTTGATGGCACACCAAATAAATCACGTCTTGGTGCAAACTCAATTCTGGGCGTTTCACTTGCCGTTGCTAAGGCATCTGCAGAATCAGCAGACCTTTCACTCTTCCGTTATGTCGGTGGACCAAACGCACACGTTCTTCCAGTTCCAATGATGAACATTCTCAACGGTGGCGCGCATGCTGATACCAACGTTGATATCCAAGAATTTATGATCGCACCAATTGGTGCCGAGACTTTCCGCGAATCACTTCGCTGGGGTGCTGAGATCTATCACGCACTAAAAGCTGTTCTTAAGAAGCGCGGTCTCGCTACATCTGTTGGCGATGAAGGTGGCTTTGCTCCAAACCTTGAAAGCAACCGCGCCGCACTTGATTTGATCCTAGAAGCGATCGAAGCTGCAGGATTTAAGCCAGGTAAGGAAATCGCACTTGCGATGGACGTTGCTGCAACTGAATTCCACGACAACGGCAAGTACAAGTTCGAAGGCTCACTTCGCTCATCAGATGAAATGATCGCTTATTACGCAGAGCTAGTTGCTGCCTACCCAATCGTTTCAATCGAAGATCCACTAAACGAAGAAGATTGGGCCGGCTGGAAGTCAATGACTTCATCGCTCGGTTCAAAGATCCAGATCGTTGGCGATGATCTATTCGTAACCAACCCAATTCGCCTTGCTAAGGGAATCGAAACAGATACCGCAAACGCACTTCTAGTTAAGGTAAACCAGATCGGAACGCTTACTGAAACTCTTGATGCAGTTGATCTTGCGCACCGCGCGAACTACCGCAGCATGATGTCGCACCGTTCAGGCGAAACAGAAGATGTCACGATCGCAGACTTGGCTGTTGCAACTAACTGCGGACAGATCAAGACTGGTGCACCTTCACGCACAGAGCGCGTTGCTAAGTACAACCAACTTCTTCGCATCGAAGAAGAACTCGCACACGGCGCTGTTTACGCAGGCCGCGCTGCCTTCCCACGTTTCAAGGGATAG
- the ppc gene encoding phosphoenolpyruvate carboxylase, with amino-acid sequence MPVTQSPANANNIASDDAILRSDVRKLGDLLGQSLVRQEGQELLDLVESVRKAVREGGGIELLEKLSVEDSVQLVRAFSTYFHLANVAEQVHRARVLAQSRAVGGSWLSRAIDKIEEAYKAQTPGHSFTQADLEQWVSELMVRPVFTAHPTEAARRSILNKLGEVAKLLDQDLNPRQNERLAETVDLLWQTDELRLNRPEPLDEAMNALYYLDDLALNTVPEVLNDFARELKRLEINLPVSARPLTFGTWIGGDRDGNPNITAQVTEDAIALQVAHAIRTTISAMDELRQMLSISTRIVGTTPELQASIEKDLKNIPEFEPRFLRLNQQEPYRLKATAIVHRLVFTRTRHASQAAHVPGRDYANSAELIADLTLMRDSLAAHRGELIATGFLERTIRSIAAFGLTHATLDVREHSDAHHGLLKQVMPTGYIDLSHDEKFPLLISELGKKSSLDLSTLDAAGKKTFDTFKAIDDLIARFGPEVIETYIISMTKGADDLVAAAVIGKAAGLVDLDKKVAKIGFAPLLETVAELRSAGAILEKLLSDPTYRALVALRDDVQEVMLGYSDSNKDAGIATSQWEIHRAQRALRDVAMKYGVKLRLFHGRGGSVGRGGGPTYDALVALPWGSVDGQIKMTEQGEVISDKYALPALARENVELTLAASLEATILNRAARQSPEDLAQWNECMNLISDNSFARYRKLIDHPDLPAYFYASTPVEQLGNLFLGSRPSRRPDAAGGLDSLRAIPWVFGWTQSRQIVPGWFGVGTGLKAAREAGKSDVLKKMLKEWHFFHTFISNVEMTLAKTDLVTAKRYVETLVPAELHHFLDTITEEFELTVKEILALTEKETLLGDQPILARTLQVRDAYLSPLHLLQVNLLHRVRTAGESSDAMLVRALLLTINGVAAGLRNTG; translated from the coding sequence ATGCCCGTGACACAGAGCCCCGCTAACGCCAATAACATCGCAAGCGATGATGCGATTTTGCGAAGCGATGTGCGAAAACTTGGCGATCTACTAGGTCAATCACTTGTTCGCCAAGAAGGACAAGAACTTCTCGACCTCGTTGAATCTGTACGTAAAGCGGTCCGCGAAGGTGGCGGTATTGAACTACTAGAAAAACTCTCTGTCGAAGATTCCGTGCAATTGGTGCGCGCCTTCAGTACTTACTTCCATTTAGCAAATGTCGCAGAACAAGTTCACCGCGCACGTGTTCTTGCGCAATCTCGTGCAGTAGGTGGCTCTTGGCTAAGTCGCGCGATCGATAAAATTGAAGAGGCTTATAAAGCACAAACTCCGGGCCATTCCTTTACTCAGGCAGATTTAGAACAATGGGTTAGCGAACTTATGGTTCGCCCCGTATTTACCGCACACCCAACCGAAGCTGCACGTCGTTCGATCCTCAATAAACTTGGTGAAGTAGCAAAGTTGTTAGACCAAGATTTAAATCCGCGCCAGAACGAGCGCCTGGCAGAAACTGTAGATCTCCTTTGGCAGACCGATGAACTTCGTTTAAATCGCCCAGAACCACTTGATGAAGCGATGAACGCTCTTTATTACCTAGATGATCTTGCTTTGAATACCGTTCCAGAAGTTTTAAATGATTTTGCACGCGAGCTAAAGCGTCTTGAAATCAATCTTCCAGTATCTGCCCGCCCACTTACCTTCGGCACCTGGATCGGTGGCGATCGAGACGGTAATCCGAATATCACTGCGCAAGTAACTGAAGATGCAATTGCGCTACAGGTTGCTCATGCGATCCGCACCACGATTTCGGCTATGGATGAGCTGCGCCAGATGCTCTCTATTTCAACTCGCATCGTTGGCACAACCCCTGAATTACAGGCATCTATCGAAAAAGATTTAAAGAATATTCCAGAGTTTGAGCCACGTTTCTTACGTTTAAATCAACAAGAGCCATATCGCTTGAAGGCCACAGCGATCGTTCATCGTTTGGTCTTTACGCGCACTCGCCATGCTTCACAGGCTGCACACGTTCCAGGACGCGACTATGCGAACTCTGCAGAACTAATTGCAGATTTAACTTTGATGCGCGATTCATTGGCTGCCCATCGTGGCGAGCTAATCGCAACCGGCTTTCTAGAGCGCACAATCCGAAGTATCGCCGCCTTCGGACTTACCCATGCAACTCTCGATGTGCGCGAACATTCAGATGCCCACCACGGCCTTCTAAAGCAAGTCATGCCTACTGGCTACATTGACCTGTCACATGACGAAAAGTTTCCGCTGCTCATTTCAGAGTTAGGTAAGAAGAGTTCGCTTGATCTATCAACGCTAGACGCAGCCGGTAAGAAGACTTTCGATACCTTTAAAGCAATTGATGATCTGATTGCAAGATTCGGTCCTGAAGTCATCGAGACTTACATCATCTCAATGACAAAGGGTGCAGATGATCTAGTCGCTGCAGCGGTCATCGGTAAGGCTGCCGGGCTAGTTGATCTCGATAAGAAGGTCGCCAAGATCGGTTTTGCACCGCTGCTTGAAACAGTTGCAGAACTTCGTTCCGCTGGTGCGATCCTCGAAAAGCTTCTTTCGGATCCAACCTATCGTGCACTTGTTGCGCTGCGCGATGATGTGCAAGAAGTGATGTTGGGATATTCAGATTCAAATAAAGATGCAGGTATTGCAACAAGCCAGTGGGAGATCCACCGTGCACAACGTGCGCTCCGTGATGTCGCTATGAAGTACGGCGTAAAACTTCGTTTATTCCATGGTCGCGGTGGTTCTGTCGGCCGTGGTGGCGGACCTACTTACGATGCGTTGGTTGCACTTCCATGGGGATCAGTTGATGGTCAGATCAAGATGACTGAACAAGGCGAGGTTATTAGCGACAAGTACGCACTTCCCGCACTTGCTCGCGAAAATGTTGAGTTAACTCTTGCCGCATCCCTTGAAGCAACGATTCTTAATCGCGCAGCTCGTCAAAGCCCTGAAGATTTAGCGCAATGGAACGAATGCATGAACTTGATTAGCGATAACTCTTTTGCGCGCTACCGAAAGTTGATTGATCATCCAGATCTTCCTGCTTACTTCTATGCCTCAACTCCGGTTGAACAACTTGGAAATCTCTTCCTGGGTTCACGTCCATCACGTCGCCCAGATGCTGCAGGTGGGCTCGATTCACTCCGTGCGATTCCGTGGGTATTTGGTTGGACCCAATCACGACAGATCGTGCCAGGTTGGTTCGGCGTTGGTACCGGACTTAAGGCAGCGCGCGAGGCTGGTAAATCAGATGTATTAAAGAAGATGCTTAAGGAATGGCACTTCTTCCACACCTTTATTAGCAACGTGGAGATGACTTTAGCGAAGACAGATCTCGTAACTGCAAAACGTTATGTTGAAACTCTGGTTCCGGCCGAGCTTCATCACTTCCTCGACACTATTACTGAGGAATTCGAGCTGACAGTTAAAGAGATCCTTGCTCTGACTGAGAAAGAGACGCTGCTGGGAGATCAACCAATTTTGGCTCGTACCTTGCAGGTACGCGATGCCTATCTTTCTCCGCTGCATCTGCTGCAGGTAAACCTCTTGCACCGCGTGCGCACTGCTGGAGAATCATCAGATGCGATGTTGGTTCGTGCGCTGTTGCTGACTATTAACGGCGTCGCAGCTGGCCTTCGTAATACGGGCTGA
- a CDS encoding ribose-phosphate diphosphokinase, producing the protein MSEIRLSSEKRLRLFSGRGFPELSEAVAAELGIPLTPTSAYDFANGEIFVRFEESVRGCDAFVLQSHTAPVNKQIMEQLIMVDALKRASAKRITVVAPFYGYARQDKKHRGREPITARLMADLYKAAGADRLMVVDLHTSQIQGFFDGPVDHLFALPMLANYVGSKVDRTRLTIVSPDSGRVRVAERWSELLGGCPIAFIHKTRDPRVPNESVTGKVVGEVEGQTCVVIDDMIDTAGTITKAVDALFAAGAKEVIVAATHAVFSGPAVDRLKASKVTEVVVTDSLPIDEDKRFDGLTVLSIAPLLARAIREVFEDGSVTSLFDGHS; encoded by the coding sequence TTGAGCGAAATTCGTTTGTCCTCAGAGAAAAGACTTCGACTCTTTTCAGGCCGCGGATTTCCAGAGCTCAGCGAAGCAGTCGCCGCAGAACTCGGTATTCCATTAACACCAACATCTGCATATGACTTTGCAAATGGTGAAATCTTTGTTCGCTTCGAAGAATCAGTTCGTGGTTGCGATGCCTTCGTTCTTCAAAGCCACACCGCTCCAGTAAATAAACAGATCATGGAACAACTAATCATGGTCGATGCGCTAAAGCGCGCATCTGCAAAGCGCATCACAGTTGTTGCACCTTTCTACGGTTATGCGCGTCAAGATAAGAAACACCGTGGTCGCGAGCCAATTACCGCACGTCTGATGGCAGATCTCTACAAGGCAGCTGGCGCTGACCGCCTAATGGTTGTTGATCTTCACACTTCACAGATTCAAGGATTCTTCGACGGACCAGTCGATCACTTATTTGCACTACCAATGCTCGCAAACTACGTTGGCAGCAAAGTAGATCGCACTCGCTTAACAATTGTTTCTCCTGACTCAGGTCGCGTACGCGTTGCCGAGCGCTGGTCAGAACTACTTGGCGGCTGCCCAATTGCTTTTATCCATAAAACCCGCGATCCACGAGTTCCAAACGAATCAGTTACCGGAAAAGTTGTCGGTGAAGTCGAAGGCCAGACTTGCGTAGTAATTGATGACATGATCGATACCGCAGGAACAATTACCAAAGCAGTAGATGCCTTATTCGCAGCAGGTGCAAAAGAAGTTATTGTTGCGGCAACGCACGCGGTCTTTTCTGGCCCAGCAGTTGATCGCCTAAAGGCTTCCAAGGTCACCGAAGTTGTCGTTACCGACTCACTTCCGATCGATGAAGATAAGCGTTTTGATGGGCTGACCGTCCTCTCAATCGCGCCGCTTCTGGCTCGTGCGATCCGCGAAGTCTTCGAAGATGGCTCCGTAACAAGCCTTTTTGACGGACACAGCTAA
- a CDS encoding 50S ribosomal protein L25/general stress protein Ctc → MAEIKITGTTRTEFGKGASRRARVAGLVPAVIYGHGEKPQHITLPARELGVALKQSNVLLQIDIDGKDQLTLPKAIVRHPLKQILEHIDLVAVRRGEKVTVGVPVHTEGEHDRDGILEHVNHTIEVEVEATAIPSFFTLDLTGLAAGQSLYAENVALPAGVKLISDPKTIVVHLSERSTAVEEVAVVAPAADAAAAPAADAEKKDA, encoded by the coding sequence ATGGCTGAAATCAAGATCACCGGCACAACACGTACTGAGTTCGGTAAAGGTGCCTCACGTCGTGCACGCGTTGCAGGTCTAGTTCCTGCAGTTATCTACGGCCATGGCGAGAAGCCACAGCACATCACTCTTCCAGCGCGCGAACTCGGCGTTGCTTTGAAGCAATCAAACGTTCTCCTTCAAATCGATATCGATGGCAAGGATCAACTAACACTTCCAAAGGCGATTGTTCGCCACCCACTTAAGCAGATCCTTGAGCACATCGACCTAGTTGCTGTTCGTCGTGGTGAAAAAGTTACCGTTGGCGTTCCTGTTCACACAGAAGGCGAACACGATCGTGACGGAATTCTTGAGCACGTTAACCACACAATTGAAGTTGAAGTTGAAGCAACTGCTATTCCTTCATTCTTCACACTTGATCTAACAGGTCTTGCAGCTGGTCAATCACTCTATGCAGAGAACGTTGCACTTCCTGCTGGCGTTAAGTTGATCTCTGATCCAAAGACAATCGTTGTTCACCTCTCAGAGCGTTCAACTGCAGTTGAAGAAGTTGCAGTAGTCGCACCGGCTGCAGATGCAGCAGCGGCACCAGCAGCTGATGCAGAGAAGAAAGACGCTTAA
- a CDS encoding FtsB family cell division protein → MRRGRRSYSSRRPSRRLSSNRRRSRANARPLALIAIIFIFTLTLAPPIKNYFTQRAQISALKSQVVTDRAALDAARAELELWKDPDYVKSQARERLHFVLPGERQYIVTGTKDDPTLPDTTKVVSQLPEGAPWYTKLIASVTESGL, encoded by the coding sequence ATGCGACGCGGGCGACGTAGTTACTCTTCACGTCGTCCGTCTCGCCGTCTTTCATCTAACCGCCGCAGATCTCGCGCCAATGCACGTCCGTTAGCGCTTATTGCGATCATCTTTATCTTCACGTTAACTCTTGCTCCACCAATTAAGAATTACTTCACTCAGCGCGCCCAGATCAGCGCACTCAAATCTCAAGTAGTCACAGACCGCGCAGCACTTGATGCCGCTCGCGCTGAACTAGAACTTTGGAAAGATCCTGATTACGTAAAGTCACAAGCGCGCGAACGTCTGCACTTTGTCTTACCCGGTGAGCGTCAATACATTGTGACCGGCACCAAAGATGATCCAACGCTTCCTGATACAACAAAGGTAGTTTCACAATTGCCTGAAGGTGCCCCTTGGTACACCAAGTTGATCGCATCCGTTACTGAATCTGGTCTTTAA
- the pth gene encoding aminoacyl-tRNA hydrolase — protein sequence MSTSPWIIVGLGNPGEQYEATRHNVGQMVIDELARRHNVKLSTHKSRTDIAAYKLGVGVDAFSVILSKSKGYMNESGGPIKALANFYSVEPQQIIVLHDELDIPFAAIRSKIAGGDNGHNGLKSLTSAFGTAEYYRVRLGIGRPMGQQDPADFVLKQFSKEEKKDLGEFLDRGADVVESLITKGLDLTQSQFNS from the coding sequence GTGAGTACATCTCCTTGGATAATTGTTGGGCTCGGTAACCCGGGCGAACAATATGAAGCCACTCGCCATAACGTTGGCCAGATGGTTATTGATGAACTCGCTAGGCGTCATAACGTAAAGCTAAGTACACATAAGTCACGCACCGACATCGCCGCCTACAAGTTAGGCGTCGGTGTCGATGCTTTTTCTGTGATTCTTTCTAAATCTAAGGGTTACATGAACGAATCTGGCGGACCAATCAAAGCTCTCGCTAACTTCTATTCAGTAGAACCACAACAAATAATTGTTCTTCACGATGAGCTCGATATTCCCTTTGCGGCAATTCGCTCCAAGATTGCTGGTGGCGATAACGGACATAACGGTTTGAAATCACTTACCTCAGCATTTGGCACTGCTGAGTACTACCGAGTTCGCCTTGGCATAGGGCGCCCAATGGGACAGCAAGATCCAGCCGACTTTGTATTGAAGCAATTTAGTAAGGAAGAGAAGAAAGATTTAGGAGAATTTCTAGATCGTGGCGCAGATGTTGTTGAGTCGCTAATTACTAAAGGGCTTGATTTAACTCAATCGCAATTTAATTCTTAA